The following are encoded together in the Xanthobacter autotrophicus Py2 genome:
- a CDS encoding extracellular solute-binding protein family 1 (PFAM: extracellular solute-binding protein family 1~KEGG: bov:BOV_A0655 putative iron compound ABC transporter, periplasmic iron compound-binding protein) codes for MAEFRPLCRVLAQHMLSRRLFSRSLLAGGALLLASPLVAPHAARAQQVVNVYTTREPGLAAPLFEAFTKATGIEVKSVYIKDGLAERVKAEGASSPADVLMTVDVGNLLDVVDAGVTQPVTSPALSAAIPANLRDPDGNWFALSLRARLVYTAKDVVKLSAITYEDLADPKWKGKICIRSGQHPYNVGLVAAYIVHHGEAKTEEWLRGVKANLARKAAGGDREGARDILGGICDLAVGNSYYVGLMRSGKGGPDQKKWGDGIGVLLPTFEGGGTHVNVSGAAVAKNAPHKAEAVKLLEFAVSPAMQAVYAQQNLEYPVLATATIDPVIADLGPLKVDTISLVDIARNRKRASELIDKVGFDN; via the coding sequence ATGGCCGAGTTCCGCCCCTTATGCCGCGTCCTCGCGCAGCACATGCTGTCCCGCCGTCTGTTCTCGCGCAGCCTTCTTGCCGGCGGCGCGCTTCTTCTGGCGAGCCCGCTTGTGGCGCCCCATGCCGCGCGCGCGCAGCAGGTGGTGAACGTCTACACCACCCGCGAGCCCGGCCTCGCCGCCCCCCTGTTCGAAGCCTTCACCAAGGCCACCGGCATCGAGGTGAAGAGCGTCTACATCAAGGACGGCCTGGCCGAGCGGGTGAAGGCGGAGGGTGCCAGCTCCCCCGCGGATGTGCTGATGACCGTGGATGTGGGCAACCTCCTCGACGTGGTGGATGCCGGCGTCACCCAGCCCGTCACCTCGCCCGCGCTCTCGGCCGCCATTCCCGCCAACCTCCGCGATCCCGACGGCAACTGGTTCGCGCTCTCCCTGCGTGCGCGGCTGGTCTATACCGCAAAGGACGTGGTGAAGCTCTCCGCCATCACCTATGAGGACCTCGCCGACCCCAAGTGGAAGGGCAAGATCTGCATCCGCTCGGGCCAGCACCCCTACAATGTGGGGCTGGTCGCCGCCTATATCGTCCATCACGGCGAGGCGAAGACGGAAGAGTGGCTGCGCGGCGTAAAGGCCAACCTCGCCCGCAAGGCGGCCGGCGGGGACCGCGAGGGCGCACGCGACATCCTCGGCGGCATCTGCGATCTCGCCGTGGGCAATTCCTATTATGTGGGCCTCATGCGCTCCGGCAAGGGCGGCCCCGACCAGAAGAAGTGGGGCGACGGCATCGGCGTGCTGCTGCCCACCTTCGAGGGCGGCGGCACCCATGTGAACGTCTCCGGCGCCGCCGTGGCCAAGAACGCGCCCCACAAGGCCGAGGCGGTGAAGCTGCTGGAATTTGCCGTCTCCCCCGCCATGCAGGCGGTCTATGCCCAGCAGAACCTTGAATATCCGGTGCTCGCCACCGCAACCATCGATCCGGTGATCGCCGACCTCGGCCCGCTGAAGGTGGACACCATCTCGCTGGTGGACATCGCCAGGAACCGCAAGCGCGCCAGCGAGCTGATCGACAAGGTCGGCTTCGACAACTGA
- a CDS encoding lipopolysaccharide heptosyltransferase II (TIGRFAM: lipopolysaccharide heptosyltransferase II~PFAM: glycosyl transferase family 9~KEGG: aeh:Mlg_2792 lipopolysaccharide heptosyltransferase II), producing MTRAFHPASVRMRALGSVSPLLVVGPSWVGDMVMAASLVEVLRLREPGRPIDVLAPPAAVPIARMIPGVRRAIPLGLGHGELGLMARWRAGRALRNEGYGKAIILPRAFKAAIVPLAAGIPERVGYKAELRSPLLTDARPDPDRKTARTLDRFVALGLPVGSTARPPRPRLMLPDGAVDVAAAKFPLAGEGPVMVLCPGAEYGPAKRWPASKFAALAALAVAAGYRIRILGSPKDQEAADAIAAGAGVPVDNLVGRTSLVEAAAILAGADVVISNDSGLMHVAGAFDRRLVVLYGASSEKMTPPASPFARVMARDLPCRPCHKRECPLGTLACLEGIAPEEVLAAAEQMRR from the coding sequence ATGACGCGGGCGTTCCACCCCGCGAGCGTTCGTATGCGTGCCCTTGGTTCCGTTTCGCCCCTGCTGGTTGTCGGCCCCTCCTGGGTCGGCGACATGGTCATGGCGGCGAGCCTCGTCGAGGTGCTGCGCCTGCGTGAGCCCGGCCGTCCGATCGATGTGCTGGCGCCCCCCGCCGCGGTTCCCATTGCCCGCATGATCCCCGGCGTCCGGCGCGCTATTCCCCTCGGCCTCGGCCACGGCGAGCTTGGCCTCATGGCCCGCTGGCGGGCCGGGCGCGCGCTGCGCAACGAGGGCTACGGCAAGGCCATTATCCTGCCCCGCGCCTTCAAGGCGGCCATCGTCCCCCTCGCCGCCGGCATTCCCGAGCGCGTGGGCTACAAGGCGGAACTGCGCAGCCCGCTGCTCACCGACGCCCGGCCCGATCCTGACCGCAAGACCGCCCGCACCCTCGACCGCTTCGTGGCGCTGGGCCTGCCGGTGGGCTCCACCGCCCGCCCGCCGCGCCCGCGCCTGATGCTGCCAGATGGCGCGGTGGACGTGGCCGCTGCCAAGTTCCCGCTTGCCGGCGAAGGCCCGGTGATGGTGCTGTGCCCCGGCGCCGAATACGGCCCCGCCAAGCGCTGGCCGGCGTCCAAGTTCGCGGCCCTCGCCGCGCTGGCTGTCGCCGCGGGCTACCGCATCCGCATCCTCGGCTCGCCCAAGGACCAGGAGGCGGCTGACGCCATCGCGGCGGGTGCCGGCGTGCCGGTGGACAATCTGGTGGGCCGCACCAGCCTCGTCGAAGCCGCTGCCATCCTCGCCGGCGCGGACGTGGTGATCTCCAACGATTCCGGCCTGATGCACGTGGCCGGTGCCTTCGACCGACGGCTGGTGGTGCTCTATGGCGCCTCCTCCGAGAAGATGACGCCCCCCGCCTCGCCGTTTGCCCGGGTGATGGCGCGTGATCTGCCATGCCGTCCCTGCCACAAGCGGGAATGCCCGCTCGGCACCCTCGCCTGCCTCGAAGGCATCGCCCCCGAAGAGGTTCTCGCCGCCGCCGAGCAGATGCGCCGATGA
- a CDS encoding binding-protein-dependent transport systems inner membrane component (PFAM: binding-protein-dependent transport systems inner membrane component~KEGG: bch:Bcen2424_1209 binding-protein-dependent transport systems inner membrane component), whose protein sequence is MADAVLIPKPRPARFALPARISPLLLAAGLVALVVLLPLIGLAVIAAEGSGDMWPHLIATVLPNALMETGLLLLGVGLSTVAVAVPCAWLVATCAFPGRKVLEWALLLPLAVPGYIVAFSYLDVLHPLGPVQEALRAVLGIASPRDLRLPDVRSTGGCILVLSAVLYPYVYLSARASFVLQSAAALEVARTLGASRWRAFLRIGLPLARPAIVAGLTLVLLETLGDIGASEFLGVRTLTVSIYTTWVNRSNLPGAAQIALVMLSLVLVLILVERAARRAKRFVATGSARPQAPTRLTGLAGLGAALFCAVPVTLGFVVPFVHLSISAVRRMADTGFPERIFGEAATTAGIALASTTLALSLGLVVTLAQRLTRAPLASGFARVASLGYAVPGTVLAVGLLSPLAGFDNALDHLLRQSFGISTGLLISGSGAALVMALAIRFLAIPIGGIEAGYAKLSPHLDMAARSLGSSKPRTVRRIHLPLLRPALATAALLVFVDAMKELPATLLLRPLGLETLATHVYGEAARGTYEDGALAALVILLVGLGPVILLARMSASALRSSAGRGRSSSPSPSEGVSPSGTD, encoded by the coding sequence GTGGCCGACGCCGTCCTTATCCCGAAACCGCGCCCGGCCCGCTTCGCCCTGCCGGCGCGGATCTCCCCCCTGCTTCTGGCCGCGGGGCTGGTAGCTCTCGTCGTCCTTCTGCCGCTCATCGGCCTCGCGGTGATCGCGGCAGAAGGCTCGGGGGACATGTGGCCCCATCTCATCGCCACGGTGCTGCCCAATGCGCTGATGGAGACGGGGCTGCTGCTGCTCGGCGTCGGCCTTTCGACTGTTGCCGTTGCGGTGCCGTGCGCGTGGCTGGTGGCCACCTGCGCCTTTCCCGGCCGCAAGGTGCTCGAGTGGGCGCTGCTGCTGCCCCTCGCCGTGCCGGGCTATATCGTCGCCTTCTCCTATCTCGACGTGCTGCATCCGCTGGGCCCGGTGCAGGAGGCGCTACGGGCCGTCCTTGGCATCGCCAGCCCGCGCGACCTGCGCCTGCCGGATGTGCGCTCCACCGGCGGCTGCATCCTCGTGCTGTCGGCGGTGCTCTACCCCTATGTCTACCTCTCGGCGCGCGCGAGCTTCGTACTGCAGTCAGCGGCGGCACTGGAAGTCGCCCGCACGCTCGGGGCAAGCCGCTGGCGCGCCTTCCTGAGAATCGGCCTGCCGCTGGCCCGGCCCGCCATCGTCGCCGGCCTCACCCTGGTGCTGCTGGAAACTCTGGGGGACATCGGCGCGTCCGAATTCCTCGGCGTGCGCACCCTGACCGTCTCCATCTACACCACCTGGGTGAACCGCTCGAACCTGCCCGGCGCGGCCCAGATCGCTTTGGTGATGCTCTCCCTCGTGCTCGTCCTGATCCTGGTGGAACGGGCGGCGCGGCGGGCCAAGCGCTTCGTCGCCACCGGATCGGCCCGCCCGCAGGCCCCAACCCGCCTCACCGGCCTCGCCGGCCTCGGCGCGGCGCTGTTCTGCGCCGTGCCGGTGACGCTGGGCTTTGTAGTGCCCTTCGTGCACCTGTCCATCTCAGCCGTGCGACGGATGGCCGACACCGGCTTTCCGGAACGCATCTTCGGCGAGGCGGCCACCACTGCGGGCATCGCCCTCGCCAGCACCACGCTCGCCTTGTCGCTCGGTCTCGTGGTCACGCTGGCCCAACGCCTCACCCGTGCGCCGCTGGCCTCCGGCTTTGCCCGCGTGGCGAGCCTTGGCTATGCGGTGCCGGGCACGGTGCTGGCGGTGGGGCTGCTGAGCCCGCTCGCCGGCTTCGACAATGCGCTGGACCATCTCCTGCGCCAGAGCTTCGGCATCTCCACCGGGCTTTTGATCTCCGGCTCCGGGGCGGCGCTGGTGATGGCGCTGGCCATCCGCTTCCTCGCCATCCCCATCGGCGGCATCGAGGCGGGCTACGCCAAGCTGTCCCCCCACCTCGACATGGCGGCCCGGAGCCTCGGCTCGTCCAAGCCGCGCACGGTGCGCCGCATCCACCTGCCGCTGCTGCGCCCGGCGCTGGCCACCGCCGCGCTGCTCGTGTTTGTGGACGCCATGAAGGAACTGCCCGCCACCCTGCTGCTGCGCCCCCTCGGGCTGGAGACGCTGGCGACCCATGTCTATGGCGAGGCCGCGCGCGGCACCTATGAAGACGGCGCGTTGGCCGCCCTCGTCATCCTCCTGGTCGGGCTGGGGCCGGTGATTCTGCTGGCGCGCATGTCAGCGTCCGCCCTGCGCTCGTCGGCGGGGCGGGGGCGCAGCAGCAGCCCGTCCCCATCCGAAGGGGTCTCACCGTCCGGGACGGATTGA
- a CDS encoding lipopolysaccharide heptosyltransferase I (TIGRFAM: lipopolysaccharide heptosyltransferase I~PFAM: glycosyl transferase family 9~KEGG: eba:ebA3997 heptosyltransferase I), whose translation MKVLLVKLSSLGDVVHTFPALTDAMAAHPGLQLDWAVEEAFAPVARLHPAVRNTIVVPLRRMLRKPLKALRSGEAGRIRGALGADRYDIIIDAQGLMKSAAVAALAQGQRHGFDRASARESLAALTYHRRHHVPEVEHMAVRIRKLFATALGYSLDGRPADAGLMPGAQTGASYLVFLHGTTWPTKTWTRAGWRALAEQAGAAGLDIRLFAQGATEQARAEAIADGLPNVHLLPPQTLETLAPVIAGAVGVVSADTGLGHLAAAYGVPTVGLYGPTDPRLTGLYGPRAVELRATRDCVPCEKARCRIAPEVIEGPPCLADISAAEVWRALAALTA comes from the coding sequence ATGAAGGTGCTGCTGGTGAAGCTGTCGTCGCTGGGTGACGTGGTGCACACGTTCCCGGCGCTGACGGACGCCATGGCCGCGCACCCCGGTCTTCAGCTCGACTGGGCGGTGGAGGAGGCGTTCGCCCCGGTGGCGCGCCTGCATCCTGCGGTGCGGAACACCATCGTCGTCCCGCTCCGGCGGATGCTGCGCAAGCCGCTCAAGGCCCTGCGCTCCGGCGAGGCCGGGCGCATCCGCGGCGCGCTGGGCGCCGATCGCTACGATATCATCATCGATGCCCAGGGCCTGATGAAGAGCGCGGCGGTGGCGGCGCTCGCCCAAGGGCAGCGCCACGGCTTCGATCGCGCCAGCGCGCGGGAGAGCCTTGCCGCGCTCACCTATCACCGGCGCCATCACGTGCCGGAAGTGGAGCATATGGCGGTGCGCATCCGCAAGCTGTTCGCCACCGCTCTGGGCTACAGCCTCGACGGCCGTCCGGCGGATGCGGGGCTGATGCCCGGCGCTCAGACAGGCGCGTCCTACCTCGTCTTCCTCCACGGCACCACCTGGCCCACCAAGACCTGGACTCGCGCCGGCTGGCGGGCGCTGGCGGAACAGGCCGGGGCGGCGGGCCTCGACATCCGCCTGTTCGCCCAGGGTGCGACCGAGCAGGCCCGCGCCGAGGCCATCGCGGACGGACTGCCCAACGTGCACCTCTTGCCGCCGCAGACCCTGGAAACCCTCGCCCCGGTGATCGCGGGAGCAGTGGGCGTGGTCAGCGCGGATACCGGCCTTGGCCATCTGGCGGCGGCCTATGGGGTGCCGACGGTGGGACTTTACGGCCCCACCGACCCGCGCCTCACCGGCCTCTATGGCCCCCGGGCGGTGGAGCTGAGGGCGACCCGCGACTGCGTCCCATGCGAAAAGGCGCGCTGCCGCATCGCCCCGGAGGTCATCGAGGGACCGCCTTGCCTCGCCGACATCTCCGCCGCCGAGGTCTGGCGGGCGCTGGCGGCGCTGACGGCCTGA
- a CDS encoding BFD domain protein (2Fe-2S)-binding domain protein (PFAM: 4Fe-4S ferredoxin iron-sulfur binding domain protein; BFD domain protein [2Fe-2S]-binding domain protein~KEGG: rpc:RPC_2143 BFD-like (2Fe-2S)-binding region): MAMIVCSCNVFSDRQVLDALAGSQGLRTPGEVYRCLGCSPQCGRCARTIRALMDQAQAHNCGTCAEDCPVAAITGMVAAE, translated from the coding sequence TTGGCCATGATCGTTTGTTCATGCAACGTCTTTTCAGACCGTCAAGTGCTCGACGCTCTTGCCGGCTCCCAGGGATTGCGCACCCCCGGCGAGGTCTATCGCTGTCTTGGTTGCTCCCCCCAGTGCGGGCGTTGTGCCCGCACCATCCGCGCCCTGATGGATCAGGCGCAGGCGCACAATTGCGGCACCTGCGCGGAGGATTGTCCGGTCGCAGCCATCACCGGAATGGTGGCGGCGGAGTAA
- a CDS encoding bacterioferritin (TIGRFAM: bacterioferritin~PFAM: Rubrerythrin; Ferritin Dps family protein~KEGG: rpa:RPA3600 bacterioferritin), with the protein MKGDAKVIEYLNKGLRSELTAINQYWLHYRMLDNWGYKALAKKWRAESIEEMVHADKFTDRILFLDGFPNMQVLDPLRIGQDVKEILDCDLAAELEARALYQEAATYCHSVKDYPSRDLFEELMADEEGHIDFLETQLDLVSKLGLQLYAQHHIGELED; encoded by the coding sequence ATGAAGGGTGATGCAAAGGTTATCGAGTACCTTAACAAGGGGCTGCGCTCGGAGCTGACCGCCATCAACCAATACTGGCTCCACTACCGCATGCTCGACAATTGGGGCTACAAGGCCCTCGCCAAGAAGTGGCGTGCCGAGTCCATCGAGGAGATGGTGCACGCGGACAAGTTCACCGACCGCATCCTGTTCCTCGACGGCTTCCCGAACATGCAGGTGCTGGATCCGCTGCGGATCGGCCAGGACGTGAAGGAAATCCTCGATTGCGACCTCGCCGCCGAGCTGGAAGCGCGGGCGCTCTACCAGGAAGCCGCCACCTACTGCCACTCGGTGAAGGACTATCCCAGCCGCGACCTCTTCGAGGAGCTGATGGCGGACGAGGAAGGCCACATCGACTTCCTTGAGACCCAGCTGGACCTCGTCTCCAAGCTCGGCCTTCAGCTCTACGCCCAGCACCACATCGGCGAGCTGGAAGACTGA
- a CDS encoding phasin (TIGRFAM: phasin~KEGG: bbt:BBta_6819 hypothetical protein), whose translation MCLGARTLAARFTEDDMNDTFIKAYQDQVEAAKKAFSSHAVPGVEVPAGVREIAEKGLATFRENYTKLKGSADQVNAAFEDTYTSASKGVAEYNAKVLEAVQSNVNAALDYFNSLLGTKTVSEAVELSTGHARKQFEVLTSQAKDLSALAQKVAADSSEPLKASVEKTFRTAA comes from the coding sequence TTGTGCCTCGGCGCACGGACCTTAGCTGCCCGTTTTACCGAGGATGACATGAACGACACCTTCATCAAGGCCTATCAGGATCAAGTCGAAGCCGCGAAAAAGGCGTTCTCGAGCCATGCCGTTCCCGGCGTGGAAGTGCCGGCCGGCGTGCGCGAGATTGCCGAAAAGGGTCTCGCCACCTTCCGCGAGAACTATACCAAGCTCAAGGGTTCCGCCGATCAGGTGAATGCGGCGTTCGAAGACACCTATACCAGCGCCAGCAAGGGCGTGGCGGAATACAACGCCAAGGTGCTCGAGGCTGTTCAATCGAACGTGAACGCGGCGCTCGACTATTTCAATTCTCTGCTCGGCACCAAGACGGTGAGCGAGGCCGTGGAGCTGTCCACCGGCCACGCCCGCAAGCAGTTCGAAGTGCTCACCTCCCAGGCGAAGGACCTGTCCGCGCTCGCCCAGAAGGTGGCCGCCGACTCGTCCGAGCCGCTGAAGGCTTCGGTCGAGAAGACCTTCCGTACCGCCGCGTGA
- a CDS encoding hypothetical protein (KEGG: rpc:RPC_3941 phasin 2) translates to MTTKFGPDLELPAEMRAIAEKNVAQARQAFETLFQNAREQVGDTEGHFEDVRTGIKDLRQKAIGLMEANVEASFDFLHRLVAAKSPQEMMSLQAEFLTSQMKSVAEQAKSLGVDAKSLGETTVRSLDEHARTLAERLKTLAAAATESAQAAAQDFKAVSEKAVRDAKTAAEHAASSVTDPNQSH, encoded by the coding sequence ATGACGACGAAGTTCGGACCGGATCTGGAACTGCCCGCCGAGATGCGGGCCATTGCCGAGAAGAATGTGGCTCAGGCCCGCCAGGCTTTTGAAACCCTGTTCCAGAACGCGCGCGAGCAGGTCGGCGACACCGAGGGGCATTTCGAGGACGTGCGCACCGGCATCAAGGACCTGCGCCAGAAGGCGATCGGCCTCATGGAAGCCAATGTGGAAGCCAGCTTCGACTTCCTGCATCGGCTCGTGGCCGCCAAAAGCCCGCAGGAGATGATGAGCCTGCAGGCCGAATTCCTCACCAGCCAGATGAAGTCGGTCGCCGAGCAGGCCAAGAGCCTCGGCGTCGATGCCAAGTCCCTCGGCGAGACCACCGTGCGCAGTCTCGACGAGCACGCCCGCACCCTCGCCGAGCGCCTCAAGACGCTGGCCGCCGCTGCAACCGAGAGCGCCCAGGCCGCGGCGCAGGACTTCAAGGCCGTGAGCGAGAAGGCTGTCCGCGACGCCAAGACCGCCGCCGAGCATGCCGCCTCCAGCGTGACCGATCCCAACCAGTCGCACTGA
- a CDS encoding putative PAS/PAC sensor protein (PFAM: PAS fold-4 domain protein~KEGG: rpc:RPC_3942 PAS/PAC sensor signal transduction histidine kinase), with protein sequence MDLRQPMTQTSARSFPGVDLALAPLQRQDLPSFLVAVPSARVLEATPACAALGLVAGTPAPQIVATAARELSRQTLARFGFARLRLPGSFVPRLFRYAPLALPSGAAVLFADPAAFAPAAGASGEAASAPAIPVALQPLFAQPVRITFETDAEGRIRALSSVFAQALGSRAGQFMGATFAVLENEGLLQSGAAVAEAIAGGSFADVKAHVPTANTDEAALDLSLGGAPVFDAGRRRQGIRGFGVVSAAAASPPESQPRPVLPVPPPPAAESVGFGENVVPLRSGSLSPQERSAFREIARTLAAAIEDWPKPRPDLPRLDPQPDAPLNALPHADGNGPARSEPHGIAQAPEADAPPASEYPAATDDLDLLDHLPLGLLVQQDGAATFANRTLLTLTGWEDLADIAAAGGLDALLVRDGASLHLATAAGTRLPVEVRLVAASFLGRPALVHVIRPLSELEGREARAIARRDALDMVPWPLFLLEPDGTIRFANQAAAERLGFSALDLAGEPFIVAVAPQDRAAVVAAMDRVAAGAAREQVTLALRDRAGTVSPARAALTRAGAEDQMLCVVVDPQSPSAPAAASEGPDLLPRLASRLRQALAAPLARLTGTSTPSALSGPEREAFAAVASTLDDLATLAAGPEEAAPERCDIAGLVTLTVAALAPAARRRGIALRLDAPETVTVTTQRPQVTRLARLMLEEAIAATPAGASVSVSVFDDGTAGACLQVSDGGAALDEVALATAHDPLAPLPAPAADRFAASGRPLRLARLAREAEQLGGVLDVAPEPARGMIARLRLPQR encoded by the coding sequence ATGGACCTACGGCAGCCCATGACGCAGACCAGCGCACGTTCGTTTCCCGGGGTGGATCTCGCCCTTGCGCCGCTGCAGCGGCAGGATCTGCCATCCTTCCTGGTGGCGGTGCCGTCCGCCCGCGTGCTGGAAGCGACACCGGCGTGCGCCGCCCTTGGACTGGTCGCCGGAACCCCCGCGCCCCAGATCGTGGCGACGGCGGCACGGGAGCTGTCGCGCCAGACTCTGGCACGCTTCGGCTTCGCCCGCCTGCGCCTGCCAGGCAGCTTTGTCCCGCGCCTGTTCCGCTACGCGCCGCTCGCCCTGCCTTCCGGAGCCGCGGTGCTGTTCGCCGATCCCGCCGCCTTCGCGCCCGCCGCTGGGGCGTCCGGCGAGGCGGCAAGCGCACCCGCCATTCCCGTGGCGCTTCAGCCCCTGTTCGCCCAGCCGGTGCGCATCACCTTCGAGACCGATGCCGAGGGCCGCATCCGAGCGCTCTCGTCGGTATTTGCACAAGCCCTCGGATCCCGCGCCGGCCAATTCATGGGCGCGACCTTCGCGGTCCTGGAAAATGAGGGCCTGCTTCAGTCCGGCGCCGCCGTCGCTGAGGCCATCGCCGGCGGCAGCTTCGCCGATGTGAAGGCCCACGTGCCCACCGCAAACACGGACGAGGCCGCGCTCGACCTTTCACTCGGCGGAGCGCCCGTGTTCGATGCCGGGCGCCGGCGCCAGGGCATCCGTGGTTTTGGCGTGGTGAGCGCAGCCGCCGCATCGCCGCCCGAGTCGCAGCCCCGGCCGGTGCTCCCGGTCCCGCCGCCACCCGCCGCCGAGTCGGTCGGCTTCGGGGAGAATGTGGTGCCGTTGCGCTCCGGCAGCCTGTCGCCGCAGGAGCGCTCGGCCTTTCGCGAGATCGCTCGGACACTGGCCGCCGCCATCGAGGACTGGCCGAAGCCGCGTCCCGATCTGCCCCGGCTTGACCCGCAGCCGGATGCGCCTCTCAACGCCTTGCCGCACGCGGATGGGAACGGCCCTGCCCGCTCCGAGCCGCACGGCATCGCCCAAGCGCCCGAAGCCGACGCCCCACCCGCATCGGAATATCCAGCCGCAACCGACGACCTCGACCTGCTCGACCATCTGCCCCTCGGGCTTCTGGTGCAACAGGATGGCGCGGCGACCTTCGCCAACCGCACACTCCTCACCCTGACCGGGTGGGAAGACCTCGCCGACATCGCGGCGGCCGGCGGGCTCGATGCCCTTCTCGTGCGCGACGGCGCCAGCCTGCATCTTGCTACCGCCGCCGGCACCCGCCTGCCGGTGGAGGTGCGCCTGGTGGCGGCATCCTTCCTCGGCCGGCCAGCGCTGGTGCATGTCATCCGGCCCCTGAGCGAGCTGGAAGGCCGCGAGGCCCGCGCCATCGCCCGCCGCGACGCGCTCGACATGGTGCCGTGGCCGCTCTTCCTGCTGGAACCGGACGGCACCATCCGGTTTGCCAACCAGGCGGCGGCCGAACGGCTCGGCTTTTCTGCGCTGGATCTGGCCGGCGAGCCTTTCATTGTCGCCGTGGCGCCGCAGGATCGCGCCGCCGTGGTCGCCGCCATGGACCGGGTGGCGGCGGGTGCTGCCCGCGAACAGGTCACGCTTGCCCTGCGCGACCGCGCCGGCACTGTTTCGCCCGCCCGCGCCGCGCTCACCCGCGCCGGCGCCGAAGACCAGATGCTGTGCGTGGTGGTGGATCCTCAGTCACCGTCCGCTCCTGCGGCCGCCAGCGAGGGGCCGGACCTGCTGCCCCGTCTCGCCAGCCGCCTGCGGCAGGCCCTGGCCGCGCCCCTGGCTCGCCTGACCGGTACTTCGACACCGTCCGCCCTGTCCGGGCCGGAGCGCGAGGCATTCGCCGCCGTCGCGTCGACCCTCGACGACCTCGCAACCCTTGCTGCCGGTCCGGAAGAGGCCGCGCCCGAACGGTGCGACATCGCCGGGCTGGTGACCCTCACGGTGGCGGCACTCGCACCCGCGGCCCGGCGCCGGGGCATTGCGCTCCGACTCGATGCGCCCGAGACGGTGACGGTGACGACCCAGCGCCCGCAGGTGACCCGGCTGGCCCGGCTGATGCTGGAGGAGGCTATTGCCGCAACCCCGGCGGGGGCGAGCGTCAGCGTCTCGGTGTTTGACGACGGCACGGCCGGCGCCTGCCTTCAGGTCAGCGATGGCGGCGCGGCGCTGGACGAGGTGGCGCTGGCGACGGCGCACGATCCGCTCGCGCCCCTTCCCGCCCCGGCCGCCGACCGCTTCGCCGCTTCCGGACGCCCCCTTCGGCTGGCGCGTCTCGCCCGGGAGGCCGAACAGCTCGGCGGGGTTCTTGATGTGGCGCCGGAGCCGGCCCGCGGCATGATCGCCCGCCTGCGCCTTCCGCAGCGATAG